Within the Gossypium raimondii isolate GPD5lz chromosome 12, ASM2569854v1, whole genome shotgun sequence genome, the region ACATTGGAGaaattatataaacaaataaaacatctCAAAGGGAGGTGTTTATATAGAATAAGTTCACTAAAATATAGAGTAATACTTATATAAAGATATATCAATGAAAGCTTTCTCGAAATTATGAATGAGagaatgaagaaaatgaagaaaaaagtgTATTATCTTTATTTGTTGTTTGGATATTGATCTTCCATGTCTTGTAGTGCACTTGAAGTGTTTATATATCAAGGAATTGATTTGTAATCATTTGGAGTTATTGAGGATAAAACATAGTCATCGCAATGTAAAAAATCGTGTTGAAAAGGTTCCTTGTAACCTTTGATATAAATACCATTAAAGTGGGTATCGATACCTCTATGAAAAAGTTGCCCACAAATAAACTTAGGTATCAATACCATGAAGCAAGGTATCATTACTTAAGGTTCAAGTATTGATACCTCAAGAATAGGTAATCAATACTTTGCCACTCTAGATTGCTTGTGGCTAATGACTTCCCACAATATTGATACTTAAACacttggtatcgatacttagccactaaatttctttaaaattatcttaacattttaaaataacttgagATCAACTCAAAGATTTGGTATAAAATAGAACACATTTAGAACATGTTCTTGagtattttaaaacttaaatgtttttaattagattttcaaaacaaaatgatTTAGGAATAAATATGTAGAATCTatcttaaatgttattatatcaaaagCGTGATAAATCAAAtccaagaaaaatgaaaataataataaaaatcctaaaagatattaaaaataaatatatataaatataaaaccataataaaataaaaatataaaaataacaaaaattatgaaaatattttctcattttctaacCTTTTTAGAGACTAAAAGTGTTATAAAAATTGTGGTGCAAGAAACAAACTTGTGACCCAAGAAAATAATTAAGGAAATAATCAAGACAAACTTTAAGGCATGACAAACTTTCCTTGAGGTTTTTTATGTCTCCAGAATACAACAAAGTCATAAAACGTCCCAGAAGAAGAAATGGTAAATGGTTGATAATGAAAAGTTATTAAATAATGCTACATATAACTTAACTATTGCCATAACTTGTGTCATTGAATGAATATTATTCATTAAAAGTTATGTCTTTTCGAATGCGTTATTGATATAATTTGTGTTGTTACATCACATGACACAATTAGTTAAAGTGTTGTGCCATTTCAACACATCCATTCTAATGCAAGAATATATTCttagaaatataattaaaataagaaaaattatttagtacacattaatttttaagaatgcttgtgaaataaaaatatatgcaatcaatataccaaatatttaccatttaaataaaaataagttacaCTAGAAATATCAAGGACATGACATATAAAAGCCCATCAACTAGGCTTAATCTAATGGGCTTGTCACttagcttatttgtttattcataaaaataacttatttcatactatttatttaaataaatcaataacattgcAAACTACTAACAAAAAGTTGCATTAAGCCTTATTTTATTGGAGCTGATAGAGTGAAATATAAACTTGAGTCATGCTTTCATATAGCAAACATCATGAAATTTAGagaatatgaataataattttagggttaatatgtagtttattttctcaaatttatttaacaGTACTTAGATTTTTTTATCTAGTTAGTGTCTGAATTTGTATTCTGTCACCTAGGTTGGTACTTTGCACTAATAGCATTAATTTGTGCTGATGTGACTCTAATAGCCGATTTTGTGGTGACACATGGTAGCCTTTCAGTGTACCATATGGgggcataaattaaaaataaaaatctttaaaatatataaattaataaaaaatatgaattttttaacattaagaATTAACATGGTCAAATAATTTACAGATACCTTAGAATTTGGACACCCATTTATCTAGATTCATTCTAGATGTATTTTTAacaactttatatattttaatttttataaaatataagctttttaggttattattttaaatagatatagattctaaatttataaaaatatataaaaataaaatatataaaaacctATAATATTTTGGATagcatataaaatttataatattatactaaattaacaaaaataaaaatttataaatttatataaatatacaaaaaaatttataaattcataaaaatataagtatataaatcaattaaaaagcACGTTTACAGTGAATATTGACAACTGATTgtttaaatgaatttgaatCTAGACAACCATTTGTCTAGGTTTATTCttgatgtaaaatataaattttatcaatttatatattttaaaatttaaattttttatatatttttaatttaaaaataataagaataaaaatataaataacatgatatattattaaaaaataaaaaaaaacatataaacttaCAAAAAAGATccatttgaaatgaatgtagaCAAATTGGTGTCTAAAAATGTATCTGGACAATCTGTTGTCTAGGTTCATTCTTAATGTGgaaaaaatatacttttttttattaatttatatatttttaatttatgtcccACGCATACTGAGAGGCTATCACGTATCACCACTTGATTGATTATCAGTGCCACCTTGGCACAAACTAATGGTGTTAATGCAGAGGTACTAACTTGAGtgacaaaatataaattcaagtaTTGAGTAAGTCTAGAAAAAGTTTAAGCACCAACTAAATACATTAAACAagtttaatacataaaatatattaactattaaaaaaaagtaaattttatacCATTACATAGCTTACACCACTTACAAAATATACATCTAATTTACGTTTATCGAACATAAAATTACATGAAGTTCCTATGTAAAAGAATAGGTAAGACAATTTCAATAACCTCTTATTCTGAGAGTATTCCTCTTACTTATTtgcatttaaaactcaaattacttGAAGAAATTCCAAATTACTTTCTCACAAATCTAAGCTCATCAACAAAAGATAAGTAGCAATAATCTTTGATGCCCTCATCTCTTTCACATACTATAAAAACACCATTGTTTAGAAAGTGGATAGAAAATGAGAGAATTAAACTTTgtaaatttctttataatttttatacctGTTCttaatatatatccatatattgatgtgtgatttttaataaaatactccAAGTTGAATATTTGAAAgagtaaatgaaaattttcaaaataaataagtgGTTAAATCttttaatgtatataatttCTTGGAGGGTATAGATGTCcagttaaaaaattataatgtaagTAACTTTGGGGGGATATGTTTTGCGTTGCTTTGATTATGACAATGTCAAAACacttgatgatgaagatgaacaGCCTTCAGATTCAGTGGTTACTTTTATTGACTTTCTCTCTACAacatctatataataatttaatacaaatcatCTATCACAAACCCTTGCGGAAATAGATCATCATGATCAGTCGACGTGATACTGTCAAAAGAAAACTCGCCTTCTTGTTCTTCATTTGACACTCGCTGTTGGTACTCATCATCatgttgttgatgatgatgatgatgttcaTGCTTTTCTTGCCGTTGCAGCAGTTGAGACTTCCAACAGTCATTAGTGCCAGGCTGCGGTATTGTTGAAGCATGATCTGAATGACTAGTGTAATTATGGTGGTGGTCGTCGTCGTTCTTTGGATTAACATGGGCAAAATTTATATTGACGGGACCTCTTGGGTTTTTGGCAAATGAAATGGAGGTGCTACGACGGCTACAGCCCGTGAATTGTTGCACCAAGGATCGGAAGTTTTTGGCGTCGGCATTGAGGAGGGTGACGGGTGTCCTCTTTGAAGCTCTAGATCGTCTCCTAATAGACTTTGATATACAGGCCTTGGGGGCCAAGTAGTGGTCAACGGCGGCTGCATATGAAGTGTTGGAGGTTAAGTTGTTCGTGGTGACGGTGACGGCAGTAGCATCGGAGAATCCGAAACAAGCATCAATGGTTTGTTCATACAGTTGCATCCACTCAGGAGAAGAAGAGGTACACAGAGTTCCATTCATGGTTCCAAAGGTGGTGGACATTtggtttttttctctttgtgtCTCTCCTAGTACTAGTTACTAAGGCTTCCCAATTCCACCACACAAATTCAAGCGGGGTTGTTTAGCTTATATAGTATGAATATAGAGGGAGTTGGTGAGCCTTAATAGTTGTGGAGGGATCGGCCTGGTCAAAGTAACACATCAATTCTTGACCATTCTTTAACGGATCAGAGTGGGGTGACTTATTGGCGAAGGATGCTTACGTTTATGTAATTTCCTGGAAGCAGCCCCTGTTTATGTCAATGAGATCATCATCTCCGAGATTATGAACTCATATGTCTATATATTAATTCTCTCTTATTTCTATATATtcgataattatatatatttcaattaaaaactctctattatttttttcattcataatatttaaacttaaaatccTGCTTAAACCACATCAAATTCCTTACCATTTGATTATCCAACACTTATATGCTTATATTAATaaagatattatatataaatgatgcACTCTCACCTCGTTTCTTGGTCAAAATATTGTTATGAAAACAACTCAACCTCATTTTACTGATTGCTTCATATGTATTcatctattattttaaaaccatttgatTATCAATTTGTTAGACTGGGAAAATTAATAACCCCATAAAACACTATTGCTTCATACTCAATTTTTCTCAATCTCTTTTTCCTTGTGCTAAAAGTCctcttctattaaaaaaaatgataaactaGTTcatatacattagattaaagagtgaTCTAGTCCTCctgttaaaatttcattcatttctactattaaaaattagttcatgtGCGTCAACATAAAGTACAAGTGGTATGCAACATGTAATTGTTTGGTTATCCGTTAGCCATGCCAGTTTTTAACCgtagaaatggataaaattgTTAACAAAA harbors:
- the LOC105763071 gene encoding calmodulin-binding protein 25, giving the protein MSTTFGTMNGTLCTSSSPEWMQLYEQTIDACFGFSDATAVTVTTNNLTSNTSYAAAVDHYLAPKACISKSIRRRSRASKRTPVTLLNADAKNFRSLVQQFTGCSRRSTSISFAKNPRGPVNINFAHVNPKNDDDHHHNYTSHSDHASTIPQPGTNDCWKSQLLQRQEKHEHHHHHQQHDDEYQQRVSNEEQEGEFSFDSITSTDHDDLFPQGFVIDDLY